A window of Anaerosoma tenue contains these coding sequences:
- a CDS encoding monovalent cation/H+ antiporter subunit D family protein, with translation MEVTDARVVLAPAISLICAGLVFAAAEHTFWRRFLSLSAALAKLVIVMSMLPGSLRGIVYTFDLVEFTPGVGLAFRADALGMFFSVVSSTLWLITTIYAIGYMEQEPNRRRFFGFFALCVSTTVGVAFAENLLTLFLFYETLTICTYPLVIHEETPEAMKAGRKYLAYTLTGGAFVLLGSIVTYQMAGTMTLSQPGILSLESGRGALTLLFVCLIAGFGVKAAIMPLHGWLPSAMVAPTPVSALLHAVAVVKVGAFGVLRTIYNVFGVGLLKELGVCDWLAGLAAFTIIAASVIAVFQDNFKRRLAFSTVSQLSYIVLGASLLTPLAATAAIVHIANQAFAKITMFFVAGSIQRTTGKTSIHELAGIGYRMPYTMGAFTVAALSFIGVPLFAGFVTKWYLSLGAMESGQWWYVIAMLASALLNAAYWMPVIYTAFFRGSHDAVEVHEAHWTMLGPALLCAGYVLLLGMTVSVPGMPFALAQAAVQFVFGM, from the coding sequence GTGGAAGTCACCGACGCACGCGTCGTACTCGCGCCCGCCATCTCTCTGATCTGCGCGGGGCTCGTGTTCGCCGCCGCCGAGCACACGTTCTGGAGGCGGTTCCTCAGCCTCTCCGCGGCGCTCGCCAAACTCGTGATCGTGATGTCCATGCTTCCGGGATCGCTCCGCGGCATCGTGTACACCTTCGACCTCGTGGAGTTCACGCCCGGAGTGGGGCTTGCGTTCCGGGCGGACGCCCTCGGCATGTTCTTCTCGGTCGTGTCATCGACCCTATGGCTCATAACGACGATCTACGCGATCGGCTACATGGAGCAGGAGCCCAACCGCCGTCGCTTCTTCGGCTTCTTCGCACTCTGTGTCTCCACCACGGTGGGAGTGGCGTTCGCCGAGAACCTTCTCACTCTCTTCCTGTTCTACGAGACGCTTACCATCTGCACCTATCCGCTTGTCATACACGAGGAGACGCCGGAGGCGATGAAGGCCGGCCGCAAGTACCTGGCCTACACGCTCACCGGAGGAGCGTTCGTGCTGCTGGGTTCCATCGTCACCTATCAGATGGCCGGGACCATGACGCTCAGCCAGCCGGGGATACTCTCATTGGAATCCGGGCGTGGCGCGCTGACGCTTCTGTTCGTCTGCCTCATCGCGGGCTTCGGGGTGAAGGCGGCGATCATGCCGCTGCATGGCTGGCTCCCGAGCGCGATGGTGGCCCCCACGCCGGTGAGCGCGCTGCTGCATGCCGTTGCCGTTGTGAAGGTCGGCGCGTTCGGTGTGCTGCGTACGATCTACAACGTGTTCGGGGTGGGGCTGCTCAAAGAGCTCGGCGTCTGCGACTGGCTGGCCGGGCTTGCGGCGTTCACGATCATCGCGGCCTCGGTCATCGCCGTCTTTCAGGACAACTTCAAACGGCGGCTCGCGTTCTCCACCGTCAGCCAGCTGTCGTACATCGTCCTCGGCGCATCCTTGCTCACCCCGCTGGCGGCGACCGCTGCCATCGTGCATATCGCCAATCAGGCGTTCGCGAAGATCACGATGTTCTTCGTGGCAGGCTCGATACAACGCACCACGGGGAAGACGTCGATCCACGAGCTCGCGGGCATCGGCTACCGCATGCCGTACACGATGGGAGCGTTCACCGTGGCCGCGCTGAGCTTCATCGGTGTCCCGCTGTTCGCCGGATTCGTGACCAAGTGGTATCTCTCGCTCGGCGCCATGGAGAGCGGCCAGTGGTGGTACGTGATCGCGATGCTCGCCAGTGCGCTCCTCAACGCCGCTTACTGGATGCCGGTGATATACACGGCGTTCTTCAGAGGGTCACACGACGCGGTCGAGGTCCATGAGGCGCATTGGACGATGCTCGGACCCGCTCTCCTGTGCGCAGGGTACGTGCTGTTGCTCGGAATGACGGTCTCTGTGCCGGGCATGCCCTTCGCGCTCGCCCAGGCCGCAGTCCAGTTCGTCTTCGGGATGTAG
- a CDS encoding monovalent cation/H+ antiporter subunit D family protein, which translates to MSDWPPLLAVFLALPLTAAVLTPAVCRSSSTRGWAWALVTMLVTSVIGGVLIARVATRGPFSYVVGGWTAPYGIELRFDEFSAAVAIICLLGVLAIVFSRRYAERALQAERIPYYYALLLLNLTGMLGFTVTGDLFNLFVFLEILSLSGYALVAISGEKIAEMAAFKYLVMGAISSLMVLFGTGMLYALTGSLNMADITSRLAGAAQTPLIVALGAMTLGFMVKAALFPLHVWLPDAHAIAPSPVSAILSGLVVKVGIIGMLRLYQIAYGSGAVDLAGLNLVLTWLGALAIVMGAFFAVFQDDIKMMLAYSTISNIGYIVMGLGLASTYSVIGASVHVFNHALIKATLFLGAGALIHQTGKRTLTDLAGIGKAMPFTVAAISIGAISIVGIPPTAGFLCKWYIALGAMQAGHPFFGFALVFGALLIFIYYIRMVNAFYFREPRDRAAVDVQEAPATMLIPVLVLATLCLVMGVLGRLPLTFIEPAVERLLMPVGGG; encoded by the coding sequence ATGAGCGACTGGCCGCCGCTGCTCGCCGTGTTCCTGGCGCTCCCGCTCACCGCGGCCGTGCTCACACCGGCCGTTTGCCGATCATCTTCCACACGAGGCTGGGCATGGGCGCTCGTCACGATGCTGGTGACCAGCGTGATCGGCGGCGTCCTCATCGCGCGCGTGGCCACCCGGGGTCCGTTCTCCTATGTCGTGGGTGGCTGGACCGCACCCTACGGCATCGAGCTCCGATTCGACGAGTTCAGCGCGGCGGTGGCGATCATCTGCCTCCTGGGTGTGCTCGCCATAGTCTTCTCGCGACGGTATGCGGAGCGCGCGCTCCAGGCCGAGCGGATACCGTACTACTACGCGCTCCTGCTGCTGAATCTCACAGGGATGCTCGGGTTCACGGTGACCGGCGACCTGTTCAACCTCTTCGTCTTCCTCGAGATTCTGTCGCTGTCCGGTTATGCCCTCGTGGCCATCAGCGGAGAGAAGATCGCCGAGATGGCTGCGTTCAAGTACCTCGTGATGGGCGCCATCTCATCCCTCATGGTGCTCTTCGGAACGGGGATGCTGTACGCCCTGACCGGCAGCCTCAATATGGCTGACATCACCTCCCGCCTGGCCGGCGCCGCACAGACGCCCCTCATCGTGGCGCTCGGAGCCATGACACTCGGCTTCATGGTGAAGGCCGCCCTCTTCCCTCTCCACGTCTGGCTTCCTGATGCGCACGCCATCGCCCCCAGCCCGGTATCGGCCATCCTTTCCGGCCTCGTGGTCAAGGTGGGGATCATCGGGATGCTGCGCCTGTATCAGATCGCATACGGATCGGGCGCCGTCGACCTCGCAGGGCTGAACCTGGTGCTGACCTGGCTGGGGGCCCTCGCCATCGTCATGGGGGCCTTCTTCGCCGTGTTCCAGGACGACATCAAGATGATGTTGGCGTACTCGACGATATCCAACATCGGGTACATCGTGATGGGTCTCGGGCTCGCCTCGACCTACTCGGTCATCGGCGCAAGCGTCCATGTCTTCAACCACGCGCTGATCAAGGCGACCCTGTTCCTGGGCGCCGGAGCGCTGATACACCAGACCGGTAAGCGCACGCTCACAGACCTCGCGGGAATCGGCAAGGCGATGCCGTTCACGGTGGCCGCGATCTCCATCGGCGCGATATCGATCGTGGGCATACCCCCTACCGCGGGCTTCCTGTGCAAGTGGTACATCGCCCTCGGCGCTATGCAGGCGGGCCATCCGTTCTTCGGATTCGCCCTGGTCTTTGGGGCACTGCTCATCTTCATCTACTACATCCGGATGGTGAACGCGTTCTACTTCCGCGAGCCGCGGGACCGAGCCGCCGTGGATGTCCAGGAGGCTCCCGCGACGATGCTGATACCGGTGCTCGTCCTGGCGACGCTATGCCTCGTGATGGGTGTGCTCGGTAGGCTACCGCTCACGTTCATCGAGCCTGCGGTGGAGCGGCTCCTCATGCCGGTGGGAGGTGGATAG
- a CDS encoding sodium:proton antiporter, with amino-acid sequence MIDALWQNLDYAASVVLFCIGLYTVITRENLIKKFMGLNIMETAVFAFIVALGVVEGGDAPIAGSGAAPPFINPLPQALILTGIVVAVSTTALALSLIIRIWRQCGTIEADELREAE; translated from the coding sequence ATGATCGACGCGCTCTGGCAGAACCTGGACTATGCGGCGTCGGTCGTGCTGTTCTGCATCGGCCTGTACACGGTGATCACACGTGAGAACCTCATCAAGAAGTTCATGGGCCTCAACATCATGGAAACGGCTGTCTTCGCGTTCATCGTCGCGCTCGGCGTCGTGGAAGGCGGCGACGCCCCGATCGCGGGAAGCGGCGCCGCGCCGCCGTTCATCAATCCCCTGCCACAAGCGCTGATCCTCACCGGCATCGTGGTCGCCGTGAGCACGACGGCGCTCGCACTGAGCCTGATCATACGCATCTGGCGCCAGTGCGGCACCATCGAGGCTGACGAGTTGCGGGAGGCCGAGTGA
- the mbhE gene encoding hydrogen gas-evolving membrane-bound hydrogenase subunit E: protein MKRALTAALLVAVAALLLAAVAELPPHGSPDSPPYTHVSAYYLEHGPDEAGAENMVTNVILNYRGFDTQGEVTVIVTAMLAVLAVLLWTGQAEGDQPGPAPAATGSSLVVRFIVRVMAPFIAVFGIYVILHGHVTPGGGFQGGTMIGALVIALTLVLEDTRSAALLPRRPARLLQVAAPLTFFGVGVIGLVLWGEYLYYPRDPSSLWITELLLLVVEAGIGLGGAIVIATIFRVMGAQR, encoded by the coding sequence GTGAAGCGCGCACTCACAGCGGCGCTGCTCGTTGCGGTCGCGGCACTCCTCCTCGCAGCAGTGGCCGAACTTCCCCCGCATGGGTCACCCGACTCGCCGCCATACACCCATGTCTCTGCGTACTACCTCGAACACGGTCCTGATGAGGCAGGGGCCGAGAACATGGTCACCAACGTGATACTCAACTACCGGGGGTTCGATACTCAGGGCGAGGTGACCGTGATCGTCACGGCCATGCTCGCCGTCCTGGCGGTCCTGCTGTGGACCGGACAGGCTGAGGGGGACCAGCCTGGGCCCGCACCGGCCGCGACCGGCTCGAGTCTGGTGGTCCGCTTCATCGTTCGCGTGATGGCGCCGTTCATCGCGGTGTTCGGGATCTACGTGATCCTGCACGGCCACGTCACTCCGGGTGGCGGCTTCCAGGGCGGGACCATGATCGGAGCGCTGGTGATCGCGCTCACCCTGGTACTGGAGGACACGCGCTCGGCAGCGCTGCTGCCCCGAAGACCCGCACGGCTCCTCCAGGTGGCGGCGCCACTCACGTTCTTCGGCGTGGGGGTCATCGGTCTCGTGCTCTGGGGTGAGTACCTGTATTACCCGAGGGACCCTTCGTCGCTCTGGATCACGGAGCTCCTGCTCCTGGTGGTCGAGGCCGGCATCGGGCTTGGCGGGGCGATCGTGATCGCCACGATCTTCCGAGTGATGGGAGCGCAGCGATGA
- a CDS encoding hydrogenase subunit MbhD domain-containing protein, producing MSQAFDIVLILLLIAAAVSVVRLKDLLAAAIVFSSYSLMMCLLWLHRGAPDVAMTEAAVGAGVTTVLFLVAISRTTRKER from the coding sequence ATGAGCCAGGCGTTCGACATCGTGCTCATACTGCTGCTTATCGCGGCGGCCGTCTCGGTGGTGCGGCTCAAGGACCTGCTCGCAGCGGCCATCGTGTTCTCGAGCTACTCGCTCATGATGTGCCTGCTCTGGCTCCATCGCGGTGCCCCTGATGTCGCCATGACGGAGGCCGCGGTCGGCGCCGGTGTGACGACCGTGCTCTTCCTCGTGGCTATCAGCCGAACCACGCGGAAGGAGCGTTGA
- the mnhG gene encoding monovalent cation/H(+) antiporter subunit G, with amino-acid sequence MSALEATRNAIAVALGGAGAFFFFVGTLGLLRFPDFYARTHAATKCDTVGAGSILLALAVLRAPEPDALKLIVLGGLVLLTSPTVAHALARAAYRTGLTPHTGTGESR; translated from the coding sequence GTGAGCGCGCTCGAAGCCACGCGCAACGCGATCGCGGTCGCCCTTGGCGGAGCGGGTGCTTTCTTCTTCTTCGTGGGCACCCTCGGTCTGCTGCGTTTCCCGGACTTCTACGCCCGTACGCACGCTGCCACCAAGTGCGACACCGTCGGAGCCGGTTCCATCCTCCTCGCGCTCGCGGTGCTGCGGGCTCCTGAGCCGGACGCCCTCAAGCTCATCGTCCTGGGCGGCCTCGTGTTGCTGACGAGTCCCACCGTCGCGCATGCGCTCGCCCGCGCCGCCTACCGCACGGGATTGACCCCCCATACGGGAACGGGGGAGTCCCGATGA
- a CDS encoding monovalent cation/H+ antiporter complex subunit F: MTPFLWGLAVFLLVNASLCLVRAYLGPTAADRLLAINVVGTKTLVVLSLLAFVFHRSLFVDVALVYGLLNFIVTIAASRLVETGHLRGDWQ; encoded by the coding sequence ATGACACCGTTCCTCTGGGGTCTCGCGGTCTTCCTCCTCGTGAACGCATCGCTCTGTCTTGTCCGGGCCTATCTCGGGCCCACAGCTGCCGACCGGCTGCTTGCCATCAACGTCGTCGGCACCAAGACGCTCGTGGTGCTCTCACTGCTCGCCTTCGTGTTCCACCGCAGCCTGTTCGTGGATGTCGCACTCGTGTACGGCCTCCTCAACTTCATCGTGACCATCGCTGCCAGCCGGCTGGTCGAGACGGGGCACCTGCGGGGTGACTGGCAGTGA
- a CDS encoding Na+/H+ antiporter subunit E has product MRRLTSIVVLFAFWLLITASVEPLELAIGVVVSVLVGWWADRVLWPGEPEPMPLRTWRRVPIYLGYLIKEIVVAALYVAERVLDPALRIAPTMHTHRVHFDSDTARVAFANSITLTPGTLTVDVEGDTYTIHCLHESFTDTISSGDLERRVARTFDG; this is encoded by the coding sequence ATGAGGCGCCTGACATCCATCGTGGTCTTGTTCGCCTTCTGGCTTCTTATCACCGCCTCGGTCGAACCGCTGGAGCTGGCCATCGGCGTTGTGGTGAGTGTCCTCGTTGGATGGTGGGCGGACCGTGTCTTGTGGCCTGGCGAACCCGAACCTATGCCGCTGCGCACGTGGCGGCGCGTACCCATCTACCTCGGATATCTGATCAAGGAGATCGTGGTCGCTGCCCTGTATGTCGCAGAGCGCGTGCTCGACCCGGCGCTACGCATCGCGCCGACCATGCACACCCACCGCGTCCACTTCGATTCCGACACCGCCAGGGTAGCCTTCGCCAACTCCATCACCCTGACCCCTGGAACCCTGACCGTGGATGTCGAGGGGGACACCTACACCATCCACTGCCTCCATGAGTCGTTCACCGACACGATATCGAGCGGCGACCTCGAGCGTCGGGTCGCCCGGACGTTCGACGGGTAG
- a CDS encoding GGDEF domain-containing protein yields the protein MSETTAVATEGRSSQRTLSLPGVLFVAGTEAFVTALILFSGEPSPAWFLYLIPIIIGALAYGVAGSVAVWAISGGVLVLAAPAGTLGDDWPMFATGFCVFLASGIVTGVQSHRLRAHATVLEASSPFDPLTGAYKRERFTSRLSSETARADRYGHGTGLVVVRVEGFDEFTRVFGRYKADAMLEHLADVIRLSVRSTDTVGRLGPTEFGVVLPYARSDEARSVAQRITAVVAETGFEGDALEPVTACVTVAASAAYPDDATGHADLLAVARDRLPDTSGDPAGIGPEASAS from the coding sequence GTGTCTGAGACGACAGCTGTGGCCACCGAGGGGCGCAGCTCGCAACGCACACTCAGCCTTCCAGGCGTCCTGTTCGTGGCTGGTACGGAGGCGTTCGTCACAGCGCTCATCCTCTTCTCAGGTGAGCCGTCTCCGGCGTGGTTCCTCTATCTCATACCGATCATCATCGGCGCGCTCGCCTACGGCGTGGCCGGAAGCGTGGCCGTCTGGGCCATCAGCGGCGGGGTGCTCGTGCTGGCCGCCCCCGCCGGGACCCTTGGAGACGACTGGCCGATGTTCGCCACCGGCTTCTGCGTTTTCCTGGCAAGCGGCATCGTCACGGGTGTGCAGTCGCATCGACTCCGCGCGCATGCCACCGTTCTGGAGGCCAGCTCCCCTTTCGACCCCCTCACGGGCGCATACAAGAGGGAGCGGTTCACCTCAAGGCTGTCCTCGGAGACCGCGCGAGCCGACCGTTACGGCCACGGTACCGGTCTCGTCGTCGTGCGGGTGGAGGGCTTCGACGAGTTCACGCGGGTGTTCGGCAGGTACAAGGCCGATGCGATGCTGGAGCACCTTGCAGACGTGATCCGGCTCTCAGTCAGGTCCACTGACACGGTGGGACGGCTCGGCCCCACGGAGTTCGGCGTGGTGTTGCCATATGCGCGATCCGACGAGGCCCGATCGGTAGCGCAACGCATAACGGCGGTCGTGGCGGAGACCGGATTCGAGGGCGACGCCCTTGAGCCGGTCACGGCCTGCGTCACCGTGGCGGCATCCGCCGCCTATCCCGACGATGCGACCGGCCATGCAGACCTCCTCGCTGTCGCGAGGGACAGGCTTCCGGACACCAGCGGCGATCCCGCTGGAATCGGTCCGGAGGCGAGCGCTTCATGA
- the trhA gene encoding PAQR family membrane homeostasis protein TrhA: MSEEDVPYVRQSGASRAEDEHCSYSLGEEIANAVTHGIGAALSVAALVILIAIAALWGDGWHLASAIVYGITMFLLYTASTLYHAITHPKARHVFKIIDHAGIYLLIAGTYTPFTLVTIRNDGGWWLFAVVWALAIAGISLEAAWVYRPKWVSAVVYLSMGWLAIAAIRPITENLEPAGVWLLIGGGVAYTLGTIFYVLKRVRFMHAVWHLWVLAGSVLHFLGVMLYVFPTP, encoded by the coding sequence ATGTCCGAGGAAGACGTACCCTACGTGCGGCAGAGTGGCGCTTCGCGCGCCGAAGACGAGCACTGCTCGTACTCGCTGGGCGAGGAGATCGCCAACGCGGTGACGCACGGGATCGGGGCGGCACTCAGCGTCGCGGCGCTCGTCATCCTCATAGCGATCGCCGCGCTGTGGGGTGACGGCTGGCATCTTGCCAGCGCGATCGTGTACGGCATCACGATGTTCCTTCTCTACACGGCCTCCACGCTCTATCACGCGATCACGCACCCCAAGGCACGCCACGTGTTCAAGATCATCGACCACGCCGGCATCTACCTGCTCATCGCGGGCACGTACACTCCGTTCACGCTGGTGACGATACGCAACGATGGCGGGTGGTGGCTCTTTGCGGTGGTCTGGGCGCTCGCCATCGCCGGTATCTCCCTCGAAGCGGCCTGGGTCTACCGGCCCAAGTGGGTCTCGGCCGTGGTGTATCTCTCGATGGGCTGGCTTGCGATCGCCGCGATTCGACCCATCACGGAGAACCTCGAGCCGGCTGGTGTCTGGCTGCTGATCGGGGGAGGGGTCGCCTACACGCTCGGCACGATCTTCTACGTGCTCAAACGCGTACGGTTCATGCATGCCGTGTGGCATCTGTGGGTGCTCGCCGGAAGCGTGCTGCACTTCCTCGGCGTGATGCTCTACGTGTTCCCCACGCCCTGA
- a CDS encoding universal stress protein: protein MFSHALVATDLGPSSEAIVACAGELGVLGVRDVVLVHAIDIDRGPSSADDATFAHQIESLERAGIRVHVETPLGYPPHAITALAEQHGVGVIVMGTRGQGLFQTGFSGSISSDVVRLSSVPVLLMPADDHRGADAGTRACSQMLSSVLVPIDVAESSDKLCALACGLAPRGVGRLEMLNVTPFTFEAAREGREEEARRKLEALADRARGHGVRHVTTTVLRGQAAELVPERVGSGDYSLVVLAPRCRDVIEREFGSVASAVLRASQIPLLLAPVECPPDGLQGVGNT from the coding sequence ATGTTCTCGCATGCGCTCGTGGCAACAGACCTGGGGCCCTCCTCCGAAGCCATCGTCGCCTGTGCGGGCGAGCTGGGTGTGCTCGGTGTGCGCGACGTCGTGCTCGTCCATGCCATCGACATCGACCGCGGACCATCCTCGGCCGACGACGCCACCTTCGCTCACCAGATCGAGTCGCTCGAGCGCGCAGGCATCCGCGTACACGTGGAGACTCCGCTGGGATATCCCCCCCACGCGATCACGGCGCTGGCCGAGCAGCACGGCGTCGGCGTGATCGTGATGGGCACCCGCGGGCAGGGGCTGTTCCAGACCGGCTTCTCGGGCAGCATCAGCTCTGACGTCGTTCGCCTCAGCAGCGTACCGGTACTGCTCATGCCCGCCGATGACCACCGCGGCGCGGACGCGGGAACCCGCGCATGCTCACAGATGCTGTCGTCGGTACTGGTGCCGATAGACGTTGCGGAGTCCTCCGACAAGCTCTGCGCGCTCGCATGCGGTCTCGCCCCAAGGGGTGTCGGGAGGCTCGAGATGCTCAACGTGACGCCGTTCACGTTCGAGGCCGCCAGGGAAGGACGCGAGGAGGAGGCGCGCAGGAAGCTCGAAGCGCTCGCCGACCGGGCGCGCGGGCATGGCGTGCGGCACGTGACGACGACGGTGCTGCGCGGCCAGGCCGCCGAGCTCGTACCTGAGCGGGTCGGCTCAGGAGACTACTCGCTGGTGGTGCTCGCGCCACGGTGCCGGGACGTCATCGAGCGGGAGTTCGGGTCTGTCGCAAGCGCCGTGCTGCGGGCGTCTCAGATACCACTGCTGCTCGCACCGGTGGAGTGCCCGCCTGACGGCCTTCAGGGCGTGGGGAACACGTAG
- a CDS encoding hemolysin family protein, with protein sequence MSDVIRQIALILVLVVLNGFLAAAEIALVSARRAVIKMEAESGSKSAQTVLRLTEDPSRFMAAIQIGITLVGFGASATAAVTLADPVAGWLSSLGVPWVSSVAAGLAVFLVTLMISYVTLVVGELAPKRLGLQRAESVAKVVAGPISLLQAVAAPLIWILTRSTDVVARLLGVRPGCGRPGVTEEEIKLLVTEQGTLLPDEKRMIHEIFELGDMVAKEIMVPRVDMRMLEDTVSVGDAIEVFKESGFSRLPVFTGDADTVVGIAMLKDLVGPVSAGKMDEQVGRFVRPAVFVPETKSILVMLKDMQAAHNHLAIVVDEYGGTAGLVTIEDIVEEIIGEVVDEFDRERRYITTIGPDEWMIDGLLSVHEANETLGWDLPGSDEYETVAGWLLVELGHIPSGGEVVRYGGLTFHVDAVRRRRIARLRVSRTADADSDGCASS encoded by the coding sequence ATGAGTGATGTCATCCGACAGATCGCGTTGATCCTCGTCCTGGTCGTTCTCAACGGCTTCCTTGCCGCTGCGGAGATCGCGCTGGTCAGCGCGCGCAGGGCCGTCATCAAGATGGAGGCGGAGAGCGGCTCCAAGAGCGCGCAGACGGTGCTCCGTCTCACGGAGGACCCGTCACGCTTCATGGCCGCCATCCAGATCGGGATCACGCTCGTCGGTTTCGGCGCCTCCGCCACGGCTGCAGTGACGTTGGCCGACCCGGTGGCCGGCTGGCTCTCATCGCTCGGCGTGCCATGGGTGAGCAGCGTGGCCGCAGGGCTCGCGGTGTTCCTCGTCACGCTGATGATCTCGTACGTCACGCTCGTGGTCGGAGAGCTGGCTCCAAAGCGGCTGGGCCTTCAACGCGCCGAGAGCGTGGCCAAAGTGGTCGCTGGTCCGATCAGCCTGCTGCAGGCGGTGGCCGCTCCTCTCATCTGGATCCTCACACGCTCTACGGACGTGGTCGCGCGACTTCTCGGCGTCCGTCCGGGGTGTGGCCGCCCGGGTGTGACCGAGGAGGAGATCAAGCTTCTCGTGACCGAGCAGGGGACGCTCCTTCCCGACGAGAAGCGCATGATCCATGAGATCTTCGAACTCGGAGACATGGTCGCCAAGGAGATCATGGTCCCCCGTGTGGATATGAGGATGCTCGAGGACACGGTCTCTGTGGGAGACGCCATCGAGGTGTTCAAGGAGTCGGGGTTCTCACGGCTGCCGGTGTTCACCGGTGACGCCGACACCGTCGTGGGCATCGCGATGCTGAAGGATCTCGTGGGTCCCGTCTCGGCGGGGAAGATGGACGAACAGGTCGGCCGTTTCGTTCGCCCCGCGGTGTTCGTTCCCGAGACGAAGTCGATCCTCGTGATGCTCAAGGACATGCAAGCCGCCCACAACCATCTTGCCATCGTCGTGGATGAGTATGGCGGCACGGCAGGACTCGTGACCATCGAAGACATCGTCGAGGAGATCATCGGCGAAGTGGTGGACGAGTTCGATCGCGAGCGGCGCTACATCACCACCATCGGCCCCGATGAGTGGATGATCGACGGTCTGCTCTCGGTGCACGAAGCCAACGAGACACTGGGGTGGGACCTTCCCGGATCCGACGAGTACGAGACGGTTGCCGGGTGGCTGCTCGTCGAGCTCGGCCATATACCGTCTGGTGGAGAGGTCGTACGGTACGGAGGCCTCACGTTCCACGTGGATGCGGTGCGGAGGAGAAGGATCGCCCGTCTGAGGGTATCTAGGACTGCGGATGCAGACAGCGATGGGTGCGCCTCCTCCTGA
- a CDS encoding LiaI-LiaF-like domain-containing protein, with protein sequence MNDDPNTHTGEAPAAPQQSVQPAAPAEPPPGRAGSRFALWAGVGLILLGGLLLVSQFVPEVGLWRWWPLIVVAVGIRQLFGPVRGGWTLRNLGEGLTTITLGVVLLAQMLGFVRWDVWLSILRLWPALIVALGFELLGKGTRSELVRFMGSLVVIAALVYGAFVMTPTRGWPPVFSSAEATAFDHTAPHVNRIVEGTAEITGAAGDLTVAAGRDLVRVEGRSPFTPEYDVDMDGRTAVVRIGAGEGVWGPMTPASELDVRLDRSVAWDLDVNAGVSGYELDLRDLTLTALELDSGVSDGALILGEPGPGGGDGAPVDIKAGVSALEVRVPRGANARVVMSDGLSGIETEGEWEMQREDGRRIYHSEGFSDRGPFWDIRIESGISGITLSYH encoded by the coding sequence ATGAACGACGACCCGAACACTCACACGGGCGAAGCGCCCGCCGCCCCTCAGCAGTCGGTCCAACCTGCAGCACCGGCGGAGCCGCCACCCGGACGTGCGGGATCGCGCTTTGCGCTGTGGGCCGGCGTCGGCCTGATCCTGCTCGGCGGGCTGTTGCTTGTGAGCCAGTTCGTGCCGGAGGTCGGTCTATGGCGCTGGTGGCCTCTCATCGTGGTGGCTGTCGGGATACGGCAGCTATTCGGCCCTGTGCGCGGCGGCTGGACGCTTCGCAACCTCGGCGAAGGGCTCACGACCATCACGCTGGGTGTCGTGTTGCTTGCCCAGATGCTCGGATTCGTGCGATGGGACGTCTGGCTCTCGATCCTGAGACTCTGGCCGGCGCTCATCGTGGCGCTCGGCTTCGAGCTGCTGGGCAAAGGCACGAGGAGCGAGCTGGTGCGCTTCATGGGAAGCCTGGTCGTGATCGCGGCGCTGGTCTACGGCGCATTCGTGATGACTCCTACCCGTGGCTGGCCCCCGGTGTTCTCAAGCGCCGAGGCGACCGCGTTCGACCATACGGCGCCCCATGTGAACCGGATCGTGGAAGGCACGGCAGAGATCACCGGCGCCGCCGGTGACCTGACGGTGGCCGCCGGACGCGATCTTGTGAGGGTGGAGGGCCGTTCACCGTTCACACCTGAGTACGACGTGGACATGGATGGTCGTACGGCGGTCGTGAGGATCGGCGCCGGGGAAGGCGTCTGGGGTCCGATGACGCCGGCTTCGGAACTCGACGTCAGGCTGGATCGCTCGGTGGCATGGGATCTTGATGTGAACGCCGGCGTGTCGGGGTACGAGCTCGACCTGCGTGATCTCACGCTCACGGCGCTGGAACTCGATTCCGGAGTCTCTGACGGCGCCCTGATCCTCGGTGAGCCGGGACCCGGTGGCGGCGACGGGGCCCCGGTGGACATCAAGGCGGGTGTCTCCGCGCTCGAGGTACGTGTCCCGCGAGGCGCGAACGCGCGTGTGGTGATGAGCGACGGCCTGTCGGGCATCGAGACCGAAGGGGAGTGGGAGATGCAGCGGGAGGACGGCCGCCGCATCTACCATAGCGAGGGTTTCTCGGACCGAGGTCCGTTCTGGGACATCCGGATAGAGTCCGGGATCAGCGGCATCACACTCTCATATCATTAG